From Bacteroidia bacterium, the proteins below share one genomic window:
- a CDS encoding DNA primase — MEKKRIIIEYSSLPKDILALMEEKYPDGFEHDVIKFPNAKGELIYAVRVETNSAIYLVKVSKQLKEMLEDYDDEDEDDDEDKDVSSTLAKNIVPKDIIPEDELEEDDEEDNYDSASEDDEDDDED, encoded by the coding sequence ATGGAGAAGAAGCGCATAATTATTGAATACAGTTCTCTTCCTAAGGATATTTTGGCTTTAATGGAAGAAAAATACCCTGATGGATTTGAACATGATGTAATTAAATTTCCAAATGCAAAAGGAGAATTAATTTATGCTGTAAGAGTCGAAACCAACTCTGCAATTTACCTCGTCAAGGTTAGCAAACAACTAAAAGAAATGCTTGAAGACTATGATGATGAGGATGAGGACGATGATGAGGACAAAGATGTTAGTTCAACCTTAGCAAAAAATATTGTTCCTAAAGACATCATACCTGAAGATGAATTAGAGGAAGATGATGAAGAAGACAATTATGATTCTGCTTCTGAGGACGATGAGGATGATGATGAGGATTAA
- a CDS encoding N-acetyltransferase has translation MQNKENTYFAHETAVVDEGCEIGEGTKIWHFTHIMSNCKIGKNCNFGQNVVVSPEVVLGNNVKVQNNVSIYTGVTCDDDVFLGPSMVFTNVINPRSAVNRRNQYAKTHVGQGASIGANATIVCGNDIGKFAFIGAGAVVTKDVPDFALLIGNPARQTGWMSEFGHKLVFDKNGFATCPESGQEYKLSNNKVVRIK, from the coding sequence ATGCAAAACAAAGAGAATACGTATTTTGCCCATGAAACAGCTGTTGTTGATGAAGGGTGTGAGATTGGAGAAGGTACCAAAATTTGGCATTTTACTCATATTATGAGTAATTGCAAAATAGGCAAGAATTGTAATTTTGGACAAAATGTTGTTGTGTCACCTGAGGTTGTGTTGGGTAACAATGTAAAAGTGCAAAACAATGTTTCAATATATACCGGAGTTACTTGTGATGATGATGTTTTTCTCGGACCTTCAATGGTTTTTACTAATGTGATAAATCCACGTAGTGCTGTCAATAGAAGAAACCAATATGCCAAAACACATGTTGGACAAGGTGCAAGTATAGGAGCCAATGCAACGATTGTGTGTGGTAATGATATTGGGAAGTTTGCATTTATTGGAGCCGGTGCTGTTGTTACTAAAGATGTACCTGATTTTGCACTGCTTATTGGAAACCCAGCGCGTCAAACTGGGTGGATGAGTGAATTCGGTCATAAATTAGTCTTTGATAAGAATGGCTTCGCCACTTGTCCTGAAAGCGGTCAAGAATATAAGTTAAGTAATAACAAAGTTGTCCGTATTAAATAA
- a CDS encoding glycosyltransferase family 9 protein yields MKILVVRFSSIGDIVLTTPVLRCIKSQIQDVELHFATKAQYKSLVSYNPYIDQLHLLESDFSAFVKTIKKERFDFVVDLHHNLRTCRMKAMLQTKSKSFHKLNFQKWLTVRTKNKKYMPNLHIVDRYMETVKSLGVTYDNKGLDFFEGNETLPIELQEISAQPYHAVAIGGSYFTKRMPVEKLAQLLFKSTYPLILLGGKEDSAQGELLTTLLQNKKVYNLCGKLTLIQSAIMVKHCFKLITHDTGLMHIGAAFDKPTISIWGNTIPEFGMYPFFANDSESAKHSVILEVKNLSCRPCSKLGFDHCPRGHFKCMRDIDFSHVEL; encoded by the coding sequence ATGAAAATACTCGTAGTAAGATTTAGCTCAATCGGAGACATCGTTCTTACAACTCCTGTACTACGCTGTATTAAATCACAAATTCAAGACGTTGAATTACATTTTGCAACCAAAGCACAATACAAATCCTTAGTTTCATACAATCCATATATTGACCAACTTCATTTATTAGAGTCTGATTTTAGTGCTTTTGTCAAAACAATTAAAAAGGAGCGATTTGATTTTGTGGTGGATTTACATCACAACCTTCGTACATGCAGAATGAAAGCCATGTTGCAAACAAAATCAAAGAGCTTTCACAAACTAAATTTTCAGAAGTGGCTCACGGTTCGCACCAAAAACAAGAAGTACATGCCGAATCTTCATATCGTTGACAGGTATATGGAAACCGTTAAATCATTGGGAGTTACTTATGACAATAAGGGATTAGATTTTTTTGAAGGCAACGAAACATTGCCAATAGAATTACAAGAAATCTCGGCTCAACCTTATCATGCAGTTGCCATTGGAGGCTCTTATTTTACAAAGAGAATGCCCGTAGAAAAGCTTGCACAATTACTCTTCAAATCTACCTATCCACTTATTTTATTAGGTGGAAAAGAAGATTCGGCACAAGGCGAATTACTTACCACACTATTACAAAACAAGAAGGTTTATAATCTATGCGGTAAACTTACATTGATTCAAAGTGCTATTATGGTCAAACACTGTTTCAAACTCATTACCCACGACACAGGGTTAATGCATATAGGTGCAGCTTTTGACAAACCAACCATCTCTATATGGGGCAATACTATCCCTGAATTTGGCATGTATCCATTTTTTGCAAATGACAGTGAGTCCGCCAAACATAGTGTGATACTTGAGGTTAAAAACCTCTCTTGTCGTCCATGCAGCAAACTGGGTTTCGATCATTGCCCAAGGGGTCATTTTAAATGTATGAGAGATATCGATTTTAGCCATGTCGAACTTTAA
- a CDS encoding nodulation protein NfeD, giving the protein MLLRLSKRLFLIVLLPFLPFLNIYASDSTKSTVVVFDIREEIAPTATRLVSKALSIAREANADLIVINMDTYGGLVNDADSIRYAILKSKIPVVVFINPNAASAGALISIACKHIYMSQGASIGAATVVTEDGNAAPDKYQSYMRSIMRSTAEAHGRTINSAGDSIWIRNPDIAEAMVDQDIEIEGITAKGKVITFTSAEAIKYGFCEGIKNNIEEVINAEGIQHYEIIKVEKNVIDIIFGFLKNPAVSSVLVLLIIGGIYYELRTPGIGFPIVVSAVSAVLYFAPNYIDGLAANWEILLFIVGVILLLIEIFAIPGFGVTGITGIIAILSSLVLGLVSNNGFDFSIQNPAQISNALLIVSIALAVFISIIIYSGVSFHNSILLKKMSLESTLTESKQIENTEDAYISIGDIGIAFTDIKPQGKVICQNKIVPVHSIYGLIEKDSEVKFIRKEGNSWLVEAH; this is encoded by the coding sequence ATGTTACTACGCTTGAGCAAGAGATTGTTTTTGATTGTCTTACTCCCATTTCTACCATTTTTAAACATATACGCATCTGACTCAACAAAGTCCACCGTTGTAGTTTTTGACATAAGAGAAGAGATAGCTCCTACTGCAACCCGGCTTGTCAGCAAAGCTTTAAGCATTGCCAGAGAAGCAAATGCAGATTTAATTGTCATTAATATGGATACTTATGGCGGCTTAGTCAACGATGCAGACTCGATTCGATACGCCATTCTAAAATCAAAGATTCCGGTTGTTGTATTTATTAATCCTAATGCTGCATCTGCGGGTGCATTAATCTCAATCGCTTGTAAACACATCTATATGTCTCAAGGTGCTAGTATTGGTGCTGCAACAGTGGTTACAGAAGATGGAAATGCTGCTCCCGACAAATATCAAAGTTATATGAGAAGTATCATGCGCTCCACCGCAGAAGCTCATGGCAGGACCATAAACTCAGCAGGTGATTCAATCTGGATACGCAACCCGGATATTGCTGAAGCAATGGTTGATCAGGATATTGAGATTGAAGGTATTACAGCAAAGGGAAAGGTAATAACATTTACATCCGCTGAGGCTATTAAATATGGTTTTTGTGAAGGCATTAAAAACAATATCGAAGAAGTAATCAATGCTGAAGGTATCCAACATTACGAAATAATTAAAGTAGAAAAGAATGTCATTGATATTATATTCGGATTTCTTAAAAATCCTGCAGTTAGCAGTGTTCTAGTTCTATTAATTATTGGAGGAATTTATTATGAACTACGCACACCCGGAATTGGTTTTCCAATTGTTGTATCAGCAGTATCAGCAGTGCTGTACTTTGCGCCAAATTATATTGACGGATTAGCTGCAAATTGGGAAATCCTGCTTTTTATAGTTGGTGTTATTCTGCTTTTGATAGAAATCTTTGCTATCCCAGGATTTGGTGTAACCGGGATTACCGGCATTATCGCAATACTTTCTTCATTAGTGCTTGGTTTAGTGTCAAACAATGGATTCGACTTTAGTATTCAAAACCCTGCTCAAATCAGCAATGCTCTCTTAATTGTCAGCATTGCGCTTGCAGTCTTTATCAGCATTATAATATATTCCGGTGTCTCATTCCATAATTCTATATTATTGAAAAAAATGAGTTTAGAATCAACATTAACAGAATCAAAACAAATAGAAAACACAGAAGACGCTTACATTTCAATTGGAGATATAGGAATAGCATTTACCGACATCAAACCCCAAGGCAAAGTAATTTGTCAAAATAAAATAGTTCCTGTACATTCAATTTATGGACTAATTGAAAAAGATAGTGAGGTAAAATTCATTAGGAAAGAAGGTAATAGCTGGTTAGTAGAAGCGCATTAG
- the mnmD gene encoding tRNA (5-methylaminomethyl-2-thiouridine)(34)-methyltransferase MnmD: protein MSNFNPEQPILQKTEDGSHTLYLPTLDETYHSATGALTESIHVYINHGFNCINHGETIKILEVGFGTGMNAILTFEEAQKQQQKVVYESLEPFPISPSMIQDLDMGYISKQKDLLQILTNMHTQQADLSQAIGKNFMFTRWKTTIQEFNGMQSTYDLIYYDAFAPRKQPEMWDYAVLEKCVWLLKTGGIFITYCANGQFKRNMKALGMALFNPPGIGPRREITQAQKK, encoded by the coding sequence ATGTCGAACTTTAATCCTGAACAACCAATTTTACAAAAAACAGAAGACGGAAGTCATACACTCTATCTCCCAACATTAGACGAAACGTATCATAGTGCAACAGGCGCTCTAACCGAAAGTATTCATGTATATATAAACCACGGATTTAACTGTATAAATCATGGTGAAACAATCAAAATTTTAGAAGTCGGGTTTGGAACAGGAATGAATGCAATTCTCACCTTTGAAGAAGCTCAAAAACAACAACAGAAGGTCGTATATGAAAGTTTAGAACCATTTCCTATTTCACCTTCTATGATACAGGATTTGGACATGGGATATATCTCCAAACAAAAAGACTTGTTGCAAATATTAACAAACATGCACACACAACAGGCTGATCTGTCTCAGGCTATTGGAAAAAACTTCATGTTCACTCGTTGGAAAACAACCATTCAAGAATTTAACGGAATGCAATCTACTTATGACTTAATTTATTATGATGCATTTGCACCTCGAAAGCAGCCGGAAATGTGGGATTATGCTGTATTGGAAAAATGTGTGTGGCTACTAAAAACAGGCGGTATTTTTATCACCTATTGCGCCAATGGTCAGTTTAAGCGCAATATGAAAGCGTTGGGTATGGCATTATTCAACCCACCTGGAATTGGACCAAGAAGAGAAATTACCCAAGCTCAGAAAAAATAG
- a CDS encoding diphosphomevalonate decarboxylase, translating to MEIMKSAWQSPSNIAIVKYWGKKGFQIPANPSISFTLDQIFTQTELYIKRKKSTQTIDLTFFFDDKPKPEFIPKITQFLSAISNDFPWLNLYHLEIHSKNNFPYGTGIASSASAMSALALCIIEIDNKLSNKILSEHDFMRKSSFYSRIGSGSACRSIYRGFSEWGYHSEINGSSDEYAIPLTNIHPDFMHIMDSVLLIENTEKSVSSSKGHDMLNEHWYASRRFEQGKAHTLTLLHSLQENNIHSFGQIAEQEALTLHAMMLTSPHGYFLIHPNTLTVLNEIRTFRAKSNLPVFFTMDAGANVHVLYFEKDKHNVQLFIENQLLRYCAENSCIHSGLGKGPQRL from the coding sequence ATGGAAATAATGAAAAGTGCATGGCAAAGCCCTTCCAACATTGCCATAGTCAAATACTGGGGTAAAAAGGGATTTCAAATACCTGCAAACCCCTCAATAAGTTTTACTTTAGATCAAATTTTTACCCAAACAGAACTCTACATCAAAAGGAAAAAAAGTACTCAGACTATAGACCTGACATTCTTTTTCGATGATAAGCCAAAACCTGAGTTTATTCCTAAAATCACACAATTTCTGTCTGCAATAAGCAATGATTTCCCTTGGCTCAACCTTTATCATTTAGAAATTCATTCAAAAAATAACTTTCCCTACGGAACCGGAATTGCATCCTCTGCATCTGCAATGAGTGCTTTAGCATTGTGTATTATAGAAATAGACAACAAGTTGTCAAACAAAATCCTTTCAGAGCATGATTTTATGAGAAAGTCTTCATTTTATAGCAGAATAGGTTCCGGAAGTGCCTGCAGGTCAATTTATAGAGGGTTCAGTGAATGGGGCTATCATAGTGAAATCAACGGAAGCAGTGATGAATATGCTATTCCGTTAACAAACATTCACCCTGACTTCATGCATATTATGGACAGTGTATTGCTCATTGAAAATACAGAAAAAAGTGTGTCAAGCAGCAAGGGACATGACATGCTCAATGAACATTGGTATGCAAGTCGCAGGTTTGAGCAAGGGAAAGCGCATACATTAACATTGCTACATTCATTGCAGGAGAATAATATTCACTCTTTTGGACAAATTGCCGAACAAGAAGCACTTACCCTACATGCCATGATGCTTACCTCTCCTCACGGGTATTTTCTTATTCACCCAAACACACTGACTGTATTAAATGAAATTAGAACATTCAGAGCTAAGAGCAATCTTCCTGTCTTTTTTACTATGGACGCAGGAGCGAATGTTCACGTATTGTATTTCGAAAAAGACAAGCACAATGTTCAGTTGTTTATAGAAAACCAATTGCTTCGATACTGCGCTGAAAACTCTTGCATACACAGTGGTTTAGGTAAAGGACCTCAACGTTTATAA
- a CDS encoding AI-2E family transporter, whose product MEGKLTHWLVWIGIALIIYLCFTYLSNVILYFTISIILSFLGGPLVHILSEKGVGKIKIPRSMAAIFTLLIFALLIFGFILLFVPLISKQIKFLTSIDYNAVYNTIETRMSGIIIRLEQLNLWPSKEDWQSIFNKILSVFSAKDISGYFGTALSISTGILIAIFAAFFITFFLLKDAGLFNQIILSLTPEKYMDKVKNTIQNSKEMLSRYFLGLLIQITLISIVVWAGLAMIGVENALVLGLITGLLNIIPYIGPLISIVIGVLIGITSELAIASNVNIGIFAIKIFAVYMAVQLLDNIVFQPLIFSKSVNAHPLEIFIVVLIAGTLFGILGMIAAIPVYTIFRVIFREFFPGLKVVKKLTDKMNK is encoded by the coding sequence ATGGAAGGCAAATTAACACATTGGCTGGTTTGGATAGGCATTGCATTAATAATTTATCTGTGCTTTACCTATTTGAGTAATGTCATTCTATATTTTACTATTTCCATTATACTGTCATTTCTTGGAGGACCGTTGGTACACATACTCTCTGAAAAAGGTGTTGGAAAAATTAAAATACCTCGCTCAATGGCAGCAATATTCACCTTGCTGATTTTTGCATTATTGATTTTTGGCTTTATTTTGTTGTTTGTTCCTTTGATAAGCAAACAAATTAAATTCTTAACAAGCATAGATTATAACGCAGTGTATAACACAATAGAAACAAGGATGTCCGGAATAATTATACGGTTAGAACAGCTCAATCTATGGCCCTCGAAAGAGGATTGGCAATCCATTTTCAACAAAATATTAAGCGTATTTTCTGCAAAAGACATCAGTGGTTACTTTGGAACAGCACTAAGTATTTCTACAGGAATACTAATTGCCATATTTGCTGCTTTCTTCATTACATTTTTTCTACTAAAAGATGCAGGCTTGTTCAATCAAATAATACTTTCATTAACTCCCGAAAAATACATGGATAAAGTGAAGAACACAATCCAAAATAGCAAAGAGATGTTATCCCGATATTTTTTAGGACTTCTCATTCAAATTACTCTAATCTCTATAGTTGTTTGGGCAGGGCTTGCCATGATTGGTGTAGAGAATGCATTGGTGTTAGGATTGATTACAGGGCTGCTTAATATTATTCCATATATTGGACCTTTAATCAGCATTGTTATTGGAGTATTGATTGGAATTACTTCAGAGTTGGCAATAGCAAGCAATGTGAACATTGGCATTTTCGCTATAAAAATATTTGCAGTGTACATGGCTGTCCAGCTGTTGGACAATATTGTTTTTCAACCGCTTATTTTCTCTAAAAGTGTTAATGCACATCCCCTCGAAATTTTTATTGTCGTATTGATTGCCGGAACTTTATTTGGAATATTAGGCATGATTGCTGCCATTCCGGTTTACACGATATTCAGAGTCATATTCAGAGAGTTTTTCCCCGGTTTAAAAGTGGTAAAAAAACTCACTGACAAGATGAATAAGTAA
- a CDS encoding mevalonate kinase — protein sequence MGKRKKALFTAKILLFGEYGIIENSMGLSIPFNHFGGSLKIQKEGSTQESSESNQHLKKFVSYLKQLSNNNELIVALDIDAFEKDVNKGMYFDSSIPKGFGIGSSGALCASVYDKYAQHRITVQDLNSQSILELKTGLAQMESYFHGKSSGLDPLICYLNLPVLVKSEQYISPIGLPQADDEGLGAIFLINSGTPGQTQSMVTLFLEKCKTEGFRNLIKTEFKKYNDLCIDAFLRKDFKPLFGSLKELSTLVFEHFQPMIPEVFKTLWQQGIETNAYYLKLCGSGGGGYILGFTKDFKAAEQYLKAYNPQIIYKF from the coding sequence TTGGGAAAGCGTAAAAAAGCATTATTCACAGCTAAAATTCTTCTTTTTGGAGAATATGGAATCATAGAAAACTCTATGGGTCTTTCTATTCCTTTCAATCACTTTGGAGGCTCATTAAAAATCCAGAAAGAGGGTTCTACACAAGAATCCAGTGAATCCAATCAACATCTGAAAAAATTCGTTTCTTATTTGAAACAACTGTCAAACAACAACGAATTGATTGTTGCACTTGACATTGATGCTTTTGAAAAGGATGTAAACAAAGGGATGTATTTTGATTCAAGTATTCCAAAAGGTTTTGGCATTGGCAGTTCGGGTGCTTTGTGTGCGTCTGTATATGATAAATATGCACAACATAGAATCACAGTACAAGATTTAAATAGTCAATCAATTTTAGAGTTAAAAACTGGTCTTGCTCAAATGGAAAGCTATTTTCATGGCAAGAGTTCGGGACTTGACCCGCTGATTTGTTATTTAAACCTTCCTGTTCTGGTAAAATCAGAACAATATATCAGCCCAATTGGTTTGCCACAAGCAGATGATGAAGGGTTGGGTGCGATTTTCCTTATCAATTCTGGCACTCCCGGTCAAACCCAAAGTATGGTTACATTATTCTTAGAAAAATGCAAAACGGAAGGGTTTAGGAATCTGATTAAAACTGAGTTTAAAAAATACAATGACCTGTGTATAGATGCTTTTCTGAGAAAAGATTTCAAACCTTTGTTTGGTTCATTAAAAGAACTGTCCACTTTGGTTTTTGAACATTTCCAACCTATGATTCCTGAAGTGTTTAAAACGCTTTGGCAACAAGGCATAGAGACGAATGCTTACTATCTCAAACTCTGCGGCAGTGGAGGCGGTGGTTATATTTTAGGTTTTACTAAAGATTTCAAAGCTGCTGAGCAATATCTAAAAGCATATAACCCGCAAATCATATATAAATTTTAA
- the galE gene encoding UDP-glucose 4-epimerase GalE: MAKDILVTGGLGFIGSHTVVELFAKGYNPIVVDNLSNSSVNVLKGIESICKKSPIFYSIDVNDKSALDMIFQQHSIDMVVHFAAYKAVGESVQKPLLYYRNNVGGLLTLMEVMQKNHCSKIVFSSSCTVYGQPEHLPVAENAPVAIPTSPYGNTKKICEEILRDSISEFQTVSLRYFNPIGAHPSAEIGELPLGVPNNLVPFITQTAIGIRKELSIFGDDYNTPDGTCIRDYLHVCDLADAHILALERLLNPAFGSNEGNFEVYNLGTGTGYSVKEMVETFQQVSGVKLNHVYAKRREGDVEQVWANPSKASQVLHWQAKRDLTEMLDSAWKWQLKLSRQ; this comes from the coding sequence ATGGCTAAAGATATTTTAGTTACCGGAGGATTAGGATTTATAGGATCACATACAGTTGTAGAACTGTTTGCCAAAGGGTATAATCCTATTGTAGTTGATAATCTGAGCAATAGTTCTGTCAATGTGTTGAAAGGCATAGAAAGTATTTGCAAAAAGTCCCCAATATTTTATTCTATTGATGTGAATGACAAAAGCGCATTGGATATGATTTTTCAGCAACATTCTATTGATATGGTGGTGCATTTTGCAGCCTATAAAGCGGTTGGTGAAAGTGTGCAAAAACCGCTTTTGTATTACAGAAATAATGTTGGTGGCTTACTAACTTTGATGGAAGTAATGCAAAAGAATCATTGTTCAAAAATTGTGTTTTCGTCATCTTGCACAGTCTATGGACAGCCGGAGCATTTGCCGGTTGCAGAGAATGCGCCTGTCGCCATTCCGACTTCTCCGTATGGCAATACAAAGAAAATATGTGAAGAAATTTTACGTGATTCAATCAGCGAATTTCAAACCGTATCGCTTAGATATTTTAATCCGATTGGTGCTCACCCTTCGGCTGAGATAGGAGAGTTGCCTTTAGGTGTGCCGAACAACCTGGTGCCATTTATTACCCAAACCGCAATTGGAATTAGAAAAGAACTCTCCATTTTCGGAGATGATTATAATACCCCTGACGGAACTTGTATTCGTGACTATCTGCATGTGTGTGATTTAGCTGATGCACATATACTTGCATTAGAACGATTACTCAATCCGGCATTTGGTAGTAATGAAGGAAATTTTGAAGTTTATAATCTTGGTACAGGAACAGGTTATTCTGTAAAAGAAATGGTTGAAACTTTCCAACAGGTAAGTGGCGTCAAGCTGAATCATGTATATGCAAAACGAAGAGAAGGTGATGTCGAACAAGTATGGGCAAACCCTTCAAAAGCATCTCAAGTGCTGCATTGGCAGGCAAAAAGAGACTTGACAGAGATGCTTGATTCTGCTTGGAAGTGGCAGCTAAAACTCAGCCGACAATAA
- a CDS encoding GYDIA family GHMP kinase translates to MEKFWSPGKLMITGEYLVISGAKALAVPTVLGQQLHFTHDRRRKTRIVNWVSMTPGELIWYSNQFIIDQNFEPSEQKGSERTEFIRSLLITINNSKPDFFAEQGTYNFKTFMDFDPGWGLGSSSSLIVNLAMLTDLQPFELVFQSTLNQGSGYDIATSLMGKPILYFIEEEMYHWAEPVELSWKKFANQCRLIYLNHKQDSNVEVSRFKSKWKENENRNFIEEISNISERITTVTDYEEFRQLLGRHELIMSEVLKKKCIKDELFPDFDGVIKSLGAWGGDFILACSNSTSEYTEKYFLEKGYQTIMDYSKMIDYEWK, encoded by the coding sequence TTGGAAAAATTCTGGAGTCCGGGCAAGTTAATGATTACCGGTGAATATTTAGTAATCAGTGGAGCAAAAGCTTTGGCAGTTCCTACAGTTTTAGGGCAGCAGCTTCATTTCACCCACGACAGAAGACGCAAAACAAGAATTGTGAATTGGGTATCCATGACACCAGGTGAATTGATTTGGTACTCAAATCAATTCATTATAGACCAAAACTTTGAACCTTCAGAACAGAAAGGGAGTGAAAGAACTGAATTTATCAGAAGCCTGCTCATCACAATAAACAATTCAAAACCTGATTTCTTTGCAGAGCAAGGAACATACAATTTTAAAACCTTTATGGATTTTGACCCCGGTTGGGGATTGGGCAGCAGTTCTTCATTGATTGTGAACTTGGCTATGCTAACCGACTTACAACCCTTCGAACTTGTTTTTCAATCCACTCTTAACCAAGGGAGCGGATACGACATTGCTACCAGTCTTATGGGTAAACCTATCCTATATTTTATAGAAGAAGAAATGTATCATTGGGCAGAACCCGTAGAGTTATCTTGGAAGAAATTTGCAAATCAATGTCGATTGATTTACCTCAATCACAAACAAGACAGCAATGTCGAAGTGAGCCGATTTAAGAGCAAATGGAAAGAAAATGAAAACCGTAATTTCATTGAAGAAATAAGCAATATCAGTGAAAGGATTACAACAGTTACAGACTACGAGGAGTTTAGGCAACTATTGGGACGACATGAGTTGATAATGTCAGAAGTGTTAAAGAAGAAATGTATCAAAGATGAACTTTTTCCTGACTTTGATGGTGTTATCAAATCACTAGGGGCATGGGGTGGTGACTTTATTCTCGCTTGTTCAAACAGCACATCCGAATACACAGAGAAATATTTTTTAGAAAAAGGTTATCAAACCATTATGGATTATAGCAAAATGATTGATTACGAATGGAAATAA
- a CDS encoding UbiA family prenyltransferase, producing the protein MNSRNIKYLKVLALMSSVRWYNILLTAFAQYLSAICIFNSFPEGLLVILFDLRLHLIVLCTLLIIAGGFLINDFYDFKHDLIVRPHITIFQEYLSKDFRIRLYVWLNLIALGLALIASFEIFLYFFVLAFSLWFYSHKLKKYPLIKEIASSLLTVSCFFSVGMHYGKIYWEVIAFGVYFTMLLFTKAIIKGKEEVKGDILLQRNSIAGILGDRRTRIVISISILIQLVYSVFLYFQFYPAHWLYYIFFSNITLLGVLFGLLKLRQGDFYILNFVFKVLIVLGTLNLVFF; encoded by the coding sequence ATGAACAGCCGGAACATTAAATACCTTAAGGTTCTTGCGCTGATGTCTTCTGTACGTTGGTACAATATTCTATTAACTGCATTTGCACAGTATCTATCTGCAATTTGTATTTTCAATTCATTTCCTGAGGGGTTACTTGTCATTTTATTTGACCTGAGACTCCATCTGATAGTTCTCTGCACCTTATTAATAATTGCCGGTGGATTCCTCATCAATGACTTTTATGATTTCAAACATGATTTAATAGTAAGACCTCATATCACAATCTTTCAAGAGTATTTATCTAAAGACTTCAGAATACGACTGTATGTCTGGCTTAATCTCATTGCACTGGGATTAGCACTCATTGCATCATTCGAAATCTTCTTATATTTCTTTGTTTTGGCATTTTCGCTCTGGTTCTATTCTCACAAGTTGAAGAAATATCCACTCATTAAAGAGATTGCTTCATCATTGCTGACAGTGTCATGCTTCTTTAGTGTGGGAATGCACTATGGCAAAATTTATTGGGAAGTGATTGCATTTGGGGTCTATTTCACAATGCTACTTTTCACCAAAGCAATTATCAAAGGGAAAGAAGAAGTAAAAGGTGATATTTTATTGCAGCGCAACAGTATTGCGGGTATTTTGGGCGACCGCAGAACACGCATTGTGATTAGTATTTCTATATTGATTCAACTCGTTTACTCAGTATTTCTTTATTTCCAATTCTATCCTGCGCATTGGCTGTATTATATATTCTTCTCTAATATTACTTTATTAGGTGTTTTGTTTGGATTGCTCAAACTCAGACAAGGAGATTTTTATATACTCAACTTTGTGTTTAAAGTACTGATAGTGTTAGGAACACTCAACTTAGTATTCTTCTAA